From a region of the Sesamum indicum cultivar Zhongzhi No. 13 linkage group LG3, S_indicum_v1.0, whole genome shotgun sequence genome:
- the LOC105158920 gene encoding uncharacterized protein LOC105158920 produces MSMDKVLPDCPYPGCFFCVMKEANPSKRRASVLKFFRELPSQEDDGQVLPISGLWNTAMAHPNDPEFIELGIFECMAALIWKGLKNRRWLSHDQNIYIPYYAAHIIGSYTMNMEEFAEMAVHVGVIPALVELLRGRLTWVEQRVAVRALGHLATYASTFPAVASHGEILELSMQLAMSALEIVYSHFYQYVDRRLSYHCDLLTRGMGGVELESRKAEEWASQLQCWSLQLINCFAFKPEFLPTICKPEFLVKLPGMWGGLVNENSPSGIGLLRTICHHKLGRGPVASCPEIIESLCNIARSSDDWQYMAIDCLIWLLQDTSTSHKVIDKAVPVLIDLAEITTLGDHKKLGDSIINVLQECIQSPGTGRNSVSSRTREQVEELLSSRERLKWEKNMPKEDLHIKQAAALVVKLEGNSLFSSGDISGAALKYSEALALCPMRSKKERTVLYSNRAQCHLLLQQPLAAISDTTHALCLHNPINRHAKSLWRRAQAYDMLGLAKESLLDAILYINECSQSTDPDLSSRQNKVPEYVERFIKKQMHAAWLFREAAVKHGGVHCEGDAGGICSQETDDSEWETASESDIGDDGNDEVGEAREWKNNTERKDRRNKASNKDMKQGYGLQLAEDDEA; encoded by the exons ATGAGTATGGATAAAGTATTGCCAGACTGTCCTTATCCCGGATGCTTCTTCTGTGTAATGAAAGAAGCAAACCCGAGCAAGCGCAGAGCAAGTGTATTAAAATTCTTTCGAGAGCTTCCTTCCCAGGAGGATGATGGTCAAGTTCTTCCTATTAGTGGTCTTTGGAATACTGCAATGGCGCATCCTAATGATCCTGAGTTCATTGAGCTGGGAATTTTTGAATGCATGGCAGCACTCATCTGGAAGGGCTTAAAGAACCGCCGATGGTTATCTCatgaccaaaatatatatattccttatTATGCAGCGCATATAATTGGATCGTACACTATGAATATGGAAGAATTTGCTGAGATGGCAGTGCATGTCGGGGTTATCCCGGCATTGGTTGAACTTCTTAGAGGAAGGTTAACTTGGGTCGAGCAGAGAGTGGCTGTACGAGCTCTAGGTCATTTAGCTACATATGCTAGCACGTTTCCTGCCGTAGCAAGCCATGGTGAGATCTTGGAGCTCTCGATGCAGCTGGCAATGAGTGCACTAGAAATCGTTTACTCTCATTTTTACCAGTATGTTGACAGGAGGCTTAGTTATCACTGTGATCTTCTTACGCGAGGCATGGGTGGTGTTGAATTGGAGTCGAGGAAAGCTGAAGAATGGGCCAGTCAACTGCAGTGCTGGTCTCTTCAACTCATCAATTGCTTTGCTTTCAAGCCTGAATTTCTTCCGACTATATGCAAACCGGAATTTTTGGTAAAGCTTCCCGGTATGTGGGGTGGACTAGTTAATGAAAATTCACCTTCTGGTATTGGATTGTTACGGACAATTTGCCATCATAAGCTTGGTAGGGGTCCAGTCGCTAGCTGTCCTGAAATTATAGAGTCCTTGTGTAATATAGCACGGTCATCAGATGATTGGCAATATATGGCGATCGACTGTCTTATTTGGTTACTCCAAGATACAAGTACCTCTCACAAG GTAATTGATAAGGCAGTACCTGTACTAATTGACCTTGCTGAAATAACTACATTAGGGGATCATAAGAAGCTCGGTGATTCGATTATTAACGTTCTTCAAGAATGTATTCAATCACCTGGAACAGGCCGCAATTCAGTCAGTAGCCGAACAAGAGAACAGGTTGAGGAACTCCTTAGCTCTCGAGAAAGATTAAAATGGGAAAAGAATATGCCGAAAGAGGATCTGCACATCAAACAGGCGGCTGCTTTAGTGGTAAAACTAGAAGGgaattctttgttttcttcaggAGATATATCTGGTGCTGCTTTGAAGTATTCAGAAGCATTAGCTTTGTGCCCAATGAgatcaaagaaagaaaggacaGTGTTGTACAGTAATCGAGCTCAGTGTCATCTTCTACTGCAACAACCCTTGGCTGCTATTAGTGACACTACACACGCACTTTGTCTTCACAACCCAATTAATCGTCATGCCAAAAGCCTGTGGAGACGAGCGCAAGCCTATGACATGCTCGGATTAGCCAAGGAGAGCCTGTTAGATGCTATTCTGTACATAAATGAGTGTTCCCAATCAACTGATCCTGATCTATCCTCTAGACAAAACAAGGTTCCTGAGTACGTTGAGCGTTTCATCAAGAAACAGATGCATGCCGCCTGGTTATTTAGAGAGGCTGCCGTTAAACATGGAGGGGTCCACTGTGAAGGTGATGCTGGAGGTATTTGCAGCCAAGAGACCGATGATTCTGAATGGGAAACGGCAAGTGAAAGTGATATAGGAGATGACGGAAATGATGAGGTGGGTGAAGCTCGTGAATGGAAGAACAATACTGAACGGAAAGATAGGCGCAATAAAGCTTCAAATAAAG ACATGAAGCAAGGTTACGGTTTGCAGCTTGCTGAGGACGATGAAGCATAA